One Pseudomonadota bacterium genomic window carries:
- a CDS encoding transporter substrate-binding domain-containing protein has protein sequence MGSLLLFFLLLFPLQASAQEVLVLNTCHMPPYHLDDQTGISDQLLHQLFSRVGLKIFIQSLPPERALINANMGLAAGDAGRVAGIEKNFPNLIRVPELLETGKLVAFSKNFTFSTDSWASLNPYNVAHINGHKGVEAYIDNPKSLLVVKDMKLLFELLAKDRTDIVVCELLAGLSMIKQLNLRNIRVLEPPLATIDTYLYLHKDHAALVPQLNTALQNMKQDGTYDQINSQGHNLKGAANR, from the coding sequence ATGGGATCTCTGCTGCTGTTTTTTCTTTTGCTTTTCCCGCTTCAGGCATCAGCCCAGGAAGTCCTGGTGCTCAACACCTGTCACATGCCGCCCTATCACCTTGACGATCAGACCGGTATCAGCGATCAACTGCTTCACCAACTATTCAGCCGCGTAGGATTAAAAATATTCATCCAGAGTTTACCCCCGGAACGGGCCCTGATCAATGCCAATATGGGTCTGGCGGCTGGGGACGCAGGACGGGTGGCCGGCATCGAGAAAAACTTTCCCAATCTGATCCGGGTTCCGGAACTTCTGGAGACCGGAAAGCTTGTTGCCTTTTCAAAAAATTTCACGTTCAGCACCGATTCTTGGGCTTCACTCAACCCCTATAACGTTGCCCACATCAATGGCCATAAAGGCGTTGAAGCATACATTGACAATCCCAAGTCCCTGCTGGTGGTAAAGGACATGAAACTCCTCTTTGAACTCCTTGCCAAAGACCGCACCGATATTGTTGTCTGTGAACTGCTTGCCGGCCTGAGCATGATCAAGCAGCTCAACCTCCGGAATATACGTGTCCTTGAGCCGCCGCTGGCCACCATTGACACCTATCTTTATCTCCACAAAGACCACGCAGCCCTTGTGCCACAACTGAATACCGCCCTGCAGAACATGAAACAGGACGGCACCTACGATCAAATCAATTCCCAAGGCCATAATCT
- a CDS encoding HEAT repeat domain-containing protein gives MEGAKGTSLVQVMADFIEQGLVENIVIMFKRDPSLYPLTGELLRDPRFMVRMGVSILFEDLAVVRPDDIALAVPSLLPLLNDHTAHVRGEAVNMLGIIGTEEALRHVARMVDDPDPQVSEIARDILSA, from the coding sequence ATGGAAGGAGCAAAAGGCACCAGCCTGGTTCAGGTAATGGCCGATTTTATTGAGCAGGGTCTTGTTGAAAATATCGTTATCATGTTCAAGCGTGACCCATCATTATACCCGCTCACCGGAGAACTTCTCCGTGATCCAAGATTCATGGTGCGCATGGGAGTCTCCATACTGTTTGAGGACTTGGCGGTTGTCCGGCCGGACGACATAGCCCTTGCCGTTCCGTCGCTTCTCCCGCTGTTAAATGATCATACGGCCCATGTCAGAGGGGAGGCGGTGAATATGCTGGGGATTATCGGCACAGAAGAAGCGTTGCGCCATGTTGCCCGGATGGTGGATGATCCTGATCCGCAGGTTTCCGAAATCGCCCGGGATATCCTCAGCGCTTGA
- the aspS gene encoding aspartate--tRNA ligase: MESMGNLKRSHSCDALGKEDLGQEVTLMGWVLRRRDHGGVIFIDLRDRWGITQIVFNPEINPEVHAKAHALRSEWVLAVKGVVENRPDGMKNPKLSTGEIEILVNELRILNTSLTPPFPLDEEADVSENLRLKYRYLDLRRPEMANNLIMRHKACQSMRSYLDANNFLEIETPVLTKSTPEGARDYLVPSRVNPGKFYALPQSPQLFKQLLMIAGMDRYYQIVRCFRDEDLRADRQPEFTQVDMELSFVDEEDLYKITEGMIKNLVKDTLGKELAPPFPRITYAESIARFGTDRPDTRFGLELISLTDIVKECSFKVFRSVVETGGIVKSINAKGCADFSRKDLDDLTDYVSQFGAKGLAWVKMKAAGEWQSPIAKFFTDEERSRMADTLGAAEGDLLFFVADKPAIVHQALSELRIELARRLGMIDKNVLTFTWVTDFPLLEYDHEAKRHVAVHHPFTAPQERDLALLESDPGNVRSRAYDLVLNGTEIGGGSIRIHQKELQSKIFSALGISEEDAAEKFDFLLKALEMGAPPHGGIAFGLDRLMMILAGKDTIRDVIAFPKTQKATCPLTDAPSAVARKQLTELSLRPDWKES, from the coding sequence ATCCATGGGAAATCTTAAAAGAAGCCATTCCTGTGACGCCCTCGGGAAAGAAGATTTAGGCCAGGAAGTTACTCTCATGGGCTGGGTCCTTCGCCGCCGGGACCACGGCGGGGTCATTTTTATCGACCTCCGCGACCGCTGGGGTATTACCCAGATTGTCTTCAATCCGGAAATCAACCCGGAAGTGCACGCCAAGGCTCATGCCCTCAGAAGCGAGTGGGTCCTCGCGGTTAAGGGCGTGGTTGAAAACCGGCCGGATGGTATGAAGAATCCCAAGCTCTCAACCGGTGAAATCGAGATTCTGGTCAATGAACTCCGCATCCTGAATACCAGTCTGACCCCGCCTTTCCCGCTGGATGAAGAAGCAGATGTTTCCGAAAATCTCCGCCTCAAATACCGCTATCTCGACCTGCGCCGCCCGGAAATGGCAAACAATCTCATTATGCGCCACAAGGCTTGCCAGTCCATGCGTTCGTATCTCGATGCCAATAATTTTCTTGAGATTGAAACTCCGGTGCTGACCAAGTCCACTCCTGAAGGGGCCCGCGACTACCTGGTTCCCAGCCGGGTGAATCCGGGAAAATTCTATGCGCTCCCCCAGTCCCCACAACTTTTCAAGCAGCTGCTGATGATCGCCGGCATGGACCGCTATTATCAGATTGTCCGCTGTTTTCGCGATGAAGACCTGCGCGCCGACCGGCAGCCGGAATTCACCCAGGTGGACATGGAACTCTCCTTTGTGGATGAGGAAGATCTGTATAAAATCACCGAAGGAATGATCAAAAACCTGGTGAAAGACACCCTGGGAAAAGAACTGGCGCCGCCGTTTCCGCGGATAACCTACGCCGAATCAATCGCCCGCTTCGGCACCGACCGTCCGGACACCAGATTCGGCCTTGAACTCATTTCTCTCACCGACATTGTCAAAGAATGCAGTTTCAAGGTTTTCCGCTCGGTGGTTGAAACGGGCGGAATAGTCAAAAGCATCAACGCCAAGGGTTGTGCGGATTTCTCGCGTAAGGACCTCGACGATCTCACCGACTATGTCTCCCAGTTCGGGGCCAAAGGCCTTGCCTGGGTGAAAATGAAGGCTGCCGGCGAGTGGCAGTCGCCCATTGCAAAATTCTTCACTGACGAAGAACGAAGCAGGATGGCGGATACCCTCGGCGCAGCGGAAGGCGATCTGCTGTTCTTTGTCGCCGACAAACCCGCTATCGTTCACCAGGCTCTTTCGGAATTGAGAATTGAGCTTGCCCGCCGGCTCGGGATGATTGACAAGAATGTTTTGACATTTACCTGGGTCACGGATTTCCCTCTGCTTGAGTACGATCATGAAGCAAAACGCCATGTTGCCGTGCATCATCCTTTTACCGCGCCCCAGGAACGAGACCTTGCCCTGCTTGAATCCGACCCCGGAAACGTTCGCAGCCGCGCCTACGATCTGGTCCTGAACGGCACGGAAATCGGCGGCGGCAGCATTCGCATTCACCAGAAGGAATTGCAGTCAAAAATATTCTCCGCCCTGGGCATTTCCGAAGAAGACGCGGCGGAAAAATTTGACTTTCTGCTGAAAGCGCTGGAAATGGGCGCTCCGCCCCACGGCGGCATTGCCTTTGGCCTTGACCGGCTGATGATGATTCTCGCAGGTAAAGATACGATCAGAGACGTAATCGCCTTTCCCAAAACCCAGAAGGCAACCTGTCCGCTTACCGACGCTCCGTCTGCGGTCGCCCGCAAGCAGCTTACTGAGTTGTCGCTGCGGCCCGACTGGAAAGAATCCTGA